A region of Fibrobacterota bacterium DNA encodes the following proteins:
- a CDS encoding S8 family serine peptidase has translation MSVRIAGLWAAGMGMAWAGTASRIPWVPKISHQPIPAVSAPFLWGSFGIDGPRLAAFKALTAHMHMDSTRHWEVRNGRLCISYDLMQDLAGGKLSPGEGHLGEKLAEALAGKGLALEAPASAHAQYLPGDEQVLAAPQWAIHNTGVTVQGLAAQAGIDVNIEKVWDKFSGSDSLVMADVDAGFDFNHPDLKGRNWINAAEAHGKPGVDDDGNGYVDDSIGWDFVDNDNYPLDVHGHGTITSSVMAAGFDNQIGIAGALAHARIMPIRVLDASGHGDEAVIAKGIQYAVRNGAKAINFSIGGSADNAAMKAAFQAAQTAGVPIIVAAGNDSIDLNLHPTYPASYPFNNIIVVASHGPGGLLSHFSNWGHTTVHLAAPGEFITTCSMPDPLYPWGSYFETDTIGWDTVGSWRLTKVAPLERAQSLEWVGGANASITTLDTLDLRGIKGGVLMFREDFKAANKYDALILEYNKVDSSNWSTLAVYGGQVSGSSYQSFALGDVDGSRFRLRFRTSLSNLFSPTGRSLKVDEILLKIPNQDPAAEHGYHHYDGTSVAAPYVTAYVGLLRLACDRMGVPFSRDRVLAGVDTMASLAGKVATGGRLDMYKGLQFYLENLPSLRVTDSTTLAWKAGNQVEYSLSVDPLGQAPYTYSVLGLPSGVGIDGAGKLIWTPTDAQAGSYVMRFVAEGPTTLRSLLTIKVDPADPNPVPIARFPAVAREWMLGGRAFRFPPGMESGRHLIEISAVDAAGRVTLLTRKWMEAPALGAAPSLASLTAGFHGWRVRADGIFLTAR, from the coding sequence GTGTCGGTACGTATCGCCGGGCTTTGGGCAGCCGGTATGGGAATGGCTTGGGCCGGAACGGCTTCGCGTATTCCTTGGGTTCCTAAGATTTCCCATCAACCGATTCCGGCCGTTTCCGCGCCTTTCCTTTGGGGCTCCTTCGGTATCGATGGGCCCCGTCTGGCCGCCTTCAAGGCCTTAACCGCGCATATGCATATGGACTCGACCCGGCACTGGGAGGTCCGGAACGGCCGCTTGTGCATCTCATACGACTTGATGCAGGACCTGGCCGGCGGGAAATTGTCGCCCGGCGAGGGCCATCTGGGCGAAAAGCTGGCCGAGGCGTTGGCCGGTAAAGGCTTGGCATTGGAAGCCCCCGCTTCCGCGCATGCCCAGTACCTACCCGGGGACGAGCAAGTGCTCGCCGCCCCGCAATGGGCCATCCATAACACCGGGGTCACCGTACAGGGGCTGGCGGCGCAGGCGGGAATCGATGTTAACATCGAAAAGGTATGGGACAAGTTCTCGGGCAGCGATTCGCTGGTCATGGCGGACGTGGATGCGGGATTCGATTTCAATCATCCCGATTTGAAAGGCCGCAATTGGATCAACGCTGCCGAGGCCCATGGGAAGCCCGGCGTCGATGACGATGGCAACGGCTACGTGGACGATTCGATCGGCTGGGACTTCGTCGATAACGACAATTATCCCCTGGACGTGCATGGGCACGGGACCATCACCAGTTCGGTGATGGCCGCCGGATTCGACAACCAGATCGGCATCGCGGGGGCCTTGGCCCACGCGCGTATCATGCCCATCCGGGTTTTGGACGCCAGCGGTCATGGGGACGAGGCCGTGATCGCCAAGGGCATCCAATACGCGGTGCGCAATGGGGCCAAGGCCATCAATTTCAGCATCGGCGGCAGCGCCGACAACGCGGCGATGAAGGCCGCCTTCCAGGCCGCGCAAACCGCGGGCGTCCCGATCATAGTCGCGGCCGGCAACGACAGCATCGATCTGAACCTCCATCCTACGTATCCTGCGAGTTACCCTTTCAATAACATCATCGTCGTGGCCTCCCACGGCCCCGGGGGGCTTCTCAGCCACTTTTCCAATTGGGGGCATACCACGGTCCATTTGGCCGCGCCCGGTGAGTTCATTACCACTTGTTCCATGCCCGATCCCCTTTATCCTTGGGGTTCGTATTTCGAGACCGATACCATCGGATGGGATACCGTGGGCTCGTGGAGGCTCACCAAGGTCGCGCCTTTAGAGCGGGCCCAATCCCTCGAATGGGTCGGCGGGGCCAACGCCTCCATCACGACCCTGGATACCCTGGATCTGCGGGGCATCAAGGGCGGCGTCCTCATGTTCCGCGAGGACTTCAAGGCCGCGAACAAGTATGATGCCTTGATTCTCGAGTACAACAAGGTCGATAGCAGCAATTGGAGTACGCTTGCCGTCTACGGGGGCCAGGTATCCGGGAGCAGCTACCAATCCTTCGCCTTGGGCGATGTGGACGGTTCCCGTTTCCGCTTGCGTTTCCGCACCTCCCTATCCAACCTGTTCTCGCCTACCGGACGCTCGTTGAAGGTGGATGAAATCCTGCTAAAGATCCCCAATCAGGATCCGGCGGCGGAACATGGCTATCATCATTACGATGGTACTTCGGTGGCGGCCCCTTATGTTACCGCCTACGTTGGGCTCTTGCGCCTGGCTTGCGATCGGATGGGAGTTCCCTTTTCCAGGGACCGCGTCCTGGCCGGAGTGGATACCATGGCTTCCCTGGCAGGCAAGGTCGCTACGGGCGGCCGCTTGGATATGTATAAGGGCTTGCAATTCTACCTGGAGAACCTGCCGAGCCTCCGCGTAACCGACTCCACTACTTTGGCCTGGAAGGCGGGGAACCAGGTGGAATATTCCCTTTCCGTCGATCCGCTGGGACAGGCCCCCTACACTTACTCGGTGCTCGGCCTTCCTTCCGGCGTGGGGATCGATGGCGCGGGCAAACTCATCTGGACCCCCACTGACGCCCAAGCGGGATCCTACGTGATGCGATTCGTCGCCGAGGGGCCGACCACCCTGCGAAGCCTTCTCACCATAAAAGTCGATCCCGCCGATCCCAACCCGGTCCCGATCGCCCGCTTCCCGGCCGTCGCGCGCGAATGGATGCTGGGAGGGCGGGCTTTCCGCTTTCCGCCCGGTATGGAGTCCGGCCGGCACCTGATCGAAATCTCCGCCGTTGATGCGGCAGGGCGCGTTACCCTCCTTACCAGGAAATGGATGGAAGCCCCGGCCTTGGGCGCGGCGCCGTCCCTGGCCTCCCTCACCGCCGGTTTCCATGGATGGCGGGTGCGCGCGGACGGAATCTTCCTGACCGCCCGTTGA
- a CDS encoding ParA family protein, whose protein sequence is MTRSFAFLSKKGGVGKTTFCLNCAHALAFSGFRTLLVDMDGQANLTRHLLRGSPGPGLPDISKALLRRSPPDESILTTGYENLELLAGSASLDDLPILDPRLLREPTRLKMILEELSGDYDFILADCPPSVNWLTRMGLFAVQGVIVPIQAEPYALQGLQDLIPMLDKMTATAQLHKIVVNMYRANTQLHQSILREIAEAFPGRIAKQAVRQTIHLAEAARAGLSIFEYAPASSGALDLYALCFELFDLSPEKVKERVLARTAPVTGHVGDVSGSAGDGVPQREPSEGVTTFPESGNSDRA, encoded by the coding sequence ATGACCCGGTCCTTCGCGTTCCTCAGCAAAAAGGGCGGCGTGGGTAAAACCACCTTCTGCCTCAACTGCGCCCATGCCTTGGCCTTTTCCGGCTTCCGCACCTTGCTGGTGGACATGGACGGCCAGGCCAATCTCACCCGGCACCTCTTGCGCGGATCCCCCGGGCCCGGCCTGCCGGATATTTCCAAGGCGTTGTTGCGCCGAAGCCCGCCGGATGAATCCATCCTCACCACCGGTTACGAAAACCTGGAATTGCTCGCGGGCAGCGCCAGCCTCGACGATCTCCCCATCCTCGATCCGCGCCTCTTGCGGGAGCCCACCCGTTTGAAAATGATCCTGGAAGAACTATCCGGCGATTACGATTTCATCCTGGCGGACTGCCCTCCAAGCGTCAACTGGCTCACGCGCATGGGGCTTTTCGCCGTGCAAGGGGTGATCGTACCCATCCAGGCCGAGCCCTACGCCCTGCAGGGCCTGCAGGATCTGATCCCGATGCTGGACAAGATGACGGCCACGGCGCAGTTGCACAAAATCGTGGTCAACATGTACCGGGCCAATACCCAGCTGCACCAATCCATCCTACGGGAGATCGCCGAGGCCTTTCCCGGTCGCATCGCCAAGCAGGCGGTGCGCCAGACCATCCACCTGGCCGAAGCCGCCCGGGCCGGGCTCTCCATCTTCGAATACGCGCCCGCCTCCAGCGGCGCCTTGGATTTATACGCCCTCTGCTTCGAGTTGTTCGACCTCTCGCCCGAGAAGGTGAAGGAGCGGGTGCTGGCCCGCACGGCCCCAGTTACCGGGCATGTAGGTGACGTTAGCGGATCCGCGGGCGATGGGGTACCGCAGCGCGAGCCTTCCGAAGGCGTAACGACCTTCCCCGAGTCCGGCAATTCCGATCGCGCCTAG
- a CDS encoding acyltransferase produces the protein MLASILVVVAHCVHVWVEGFAVHREFLSLSFLSAVLDQLTRFTVPLFFFLSGFGLTLQLRDGPLRLREYYRYRLSKILAPFLIWSLLTAFRHQEFILGMPWASDPRAAGLLFLRFLLLDGFDYQYYFVIVIFQFYLVYPLLYKLGRSRLFMALFLVLHLALMSPVETYLQLAGIQLPNIHPNLLAFHWLYCFAGMHAAWNKDFLIGSVGRWSGRKIVGFWLATLALMIGEFLGNIWNEKGLSDTDHFNRWSVVLYCLSSLILFMKYKSILAARVYDSPFGRFLFSHVAPFTFFVYLAHTHVLRLVDYLLWEVTIFDYLNRILLVVAGSYLLAWTTQWLLEDFPRLRFYLGLPKKPIVDWSRVPGARLFRLRVAQTGRDSGRAASMQAGPMAGHPAQSGQAALSRRLSSDHPAV, from the coding sequence GTGCTCGCCAGCATCCTGGTCGTGGTAGCTCACTGCGTGCACGTATGGGTCGAAGGCTTCGCCGTCCATCGCGAATTCCTCTCGCTCTCCTTCCTTTCCGCGGTGCTCGATCAGCTCACCCGTTTCACCGTTCCGCTTTTCTTCTTCCTGTCCGGTTTCGGGCTAACGCTCCAGCTTCGTGACGGACCTTTACGGCTGCGGGAGTACTACCGATACCGGCTGTCCAAGATCCTGGCGCCTTTTCTGATCTGGTCGCTTCTCACCGCTTTCCGCCACCAGGAATTCATCCTGGGCATGCCTTGGGCATCCGATCCGCGCGCCGCCGGCCTCCTCTTCCTGCGTTTCCTGCTTCTGGACGGTTTCGATTACCAATATTATTTCGTCATCGTCATTTTCCAGTTTTACCTGGTTTATCCCCTGCTGTATAAGCTCGGGCGATCCCGATTATTCATGGCCCTTTTCCTGGTGCTCCATCTGGCCCTCATGTCCCCGGTCGAAACCTACCTGCAACTCGCGGGGATACAGCTGCCCAATATCCACCCCAATCTCCTGGCATTCCATTGGCTCTATTGCTTCGCCGGCATGCATGCGGCGTGGAACAAGGATTTCCTCATCGGGTCGGTGGGCCGCTGGAGCGGGCGGAAAATCGTGGGATTCTGGTTGGCGACCTTGGCCCTGATGATCGGGGAATTCCTGGGCAATATCTGGAACGAGAAGGGGCTTTCCGATACCGATCATTTCAATCGCTGGTCCGTGGTGCTCTATTGCCTTTCCTCCCTGATCCTTTTCATGAAGTACAAGTCCATCCTGGCGGCTCGCGTGTACGATTCCCCGTTCGGGCGCTTCTTGTTTTCCCACGTAGCGCCTTTCACGTTTTTCGTATACCTGGCGCATACCCACGTTTTGCGTTTGGTGGACTACCTGCTCTGGGAGGTCACCATCTTCGACTACCTGAACCGCATTCTGCTGGTGGTCGCCGGATCGTATCTGTTGGCCTGGACCACCCAATGGCTGTTGGAGGATTTCCCCCGCTTACGGTTCTACTTGGGTCTTCCCAAGAAACCGATCGTGGACTGGTCCAGGGTCCCGGGCGCCCGGCTTTTCCGCCTGCGCGTGGCGCAGACAGGAAGGGATTCCGGTCGCGCCGCTTCCATGCAAGCCGGTCCCATGGCGGGGCATCCCGCGCAATCGGGCCAGGCCGCCTTGAGCCGAAGGCTCTCTTCCGATCATCCCGCGGTTTAA
- a CDS encoding VWA domain-containing protein: protein MPAFALSRLRFPIASAFITLALSSGLAGRAAAQSETGRICEVKPVLRCLDKSKIEGDTLYVPLDAAAIRSDGFLICDSSYNYTTAPDIVLIMDNTASMDSIQTVDGVPRYCEFPASETEDPGCISGDPHKLRGPALRTFLDSALVKGGKGINVGIVLFSSQADSVSDKLTPLTSASVDSIKSSIVMKAHLGGTNYHVAFTEARRLLAQSRKPKDEQFIIFVSDGRPNLPVSNPYLYKQYWDSLPVVHSIYLGDNEANFKDMQDISDHTHGTFFHIRDVGALASYLTNDLAKQLFRRATPTLTTVRNLTDSVVFQVDAAHHAALPDSGAYTLQMPGPLELVKGVNDILVKTEYGYGGTTQDVHFSIVRAVARPDDLTLQQSCRALPELLVYNNKGDTLNLSGKPYTINDTAVRYSLTTNVSLDSFNVLIQTQSAATSQKDLEAVLNTAANKKDSTWTGSRPFEHQTVDKHPGDGKLQVDHGETIILSYHNPYIREDSASARVRVKYGPDFDKAAYRDLNGDGRIETVTIRFLDALPVLPAKLGFKIVDATGASAERTATGGEIKFAPAAGGGDDHNSLIVTLSNPFPFGMTSVANADSSGHTYRQADIPMVDATFRVDDSVPPVIVSAEVTTDKATNQPKVVVTYSEPINLAEPSIEPLVFKRDTLEFTGKDLPIAKMEKTDARHWTFWIQSGTDYKPVGGDSVAINNNGETRDANGIAPKRKLFEPLFGPAPGQKISDFYVTFANGSRGSGAAGSATVNNDAVFIPVDSKGYPVPGDASAGKCPSCAAQDNGNFAGSVIHILTKQPVHYDFTIFSNLGQVVVHGSGDIGDADLSLLDKIESDSHDPSQTQYVQRIVWTGRTDNGVMAGTGAYVLKAVFHYERNLKTGAHASAETKITRFGFMRACCQAYNDKWYY, encoded by the coding sequence ATGCCCGCATTCGCGCTTTCCCGCCTTCGCTTCCCGATTGCATCCGCTTTCATTACCCTGGCGCTATCCTCGGGGTTGGCCGGACGGGCCGCGGCCCAGAGCGAAACCGGTCGCATTTGCGAGGTGAAACCCGTGTTGCGATGCCTGGATAAATCGAAGATCGAAGGCGATACCCTTTACGTTCCGCTGGATGCGGCCGCCATCCGCAGCGACGGATTCCTCATCTGCGACAGTTCGTACAATTACACCACCGCTCCCGACATCGTTCTCATCATGGACAATACCGCGTCCATGGACAGCATCCAAACGGTGGATGGCGTCCCGCGCTACTGCGAATTCCCGGCTTCGGAAACCGAGGATCCCGGTTGCATCAGCGGCGATCCCCACAAGCTGCGCGGCCCCGCCCTGCGGACCTTCCTGGATAGCGCGTTGGTAAAGGGCGGTAAGGGCATCAACGTAGGCATCGTCCTATTCTCTTCGCAAGCCGATTCGGTTTCGGACAAGTTGACGCCCCTGACTTCCGCCAGTGTCGACTCCATCAAGTCCTCCATCGTAATGAAAGCGCATCTGGGAGGAACCAACTATCATGTCGCCTTCACCGAGGCGCGCCGCCTGCTGGCCCAATCGCGCAAGCCCAAGGACGAGCAATTCATCATCTTCGTCTCGGACGGGCGGCCCAACCTTCCCGTGAGCAATCCGTACCTGTACAAGCAGTATTGGGACAGCCTTCCGGTGGTGCACAGCATTTACCTCGGGGACAATGAAGCCAACTTCAAGGACATGCAGGACATTTCCGATCATACCCATGGGACGTTCTTCCATATCCGCGATGTCGGCGCCTTGGCCAGCTACCTGACCAACGATCTCGCCAAGCAACTGTTCCGCCGCGCCACGCCTACCCTAACGACGGTTCGTAATCTGACGGATTCGGTCGTGTTCCAGGTGGATGCGGCGCACCATGCGGCCCTGCCGGACTCGGGGGCGTACACCCTGCAGATGCCCGGCCCCTTGGAGTTGGTTAAAGGGGTGAACGACATCCTCGTCAAGACCGAGTACGGATACGGGGGTACTACCCAGGACGTGCATTTCTCCATCGTCCGCGCCGTCGCCCGGCCCGATGACCTCACTCTGCAGCAGTCCTGCCGCGCCCTGCCCGAGCTCCTGGTCTACAACAACAAGGGCGATACGCTCAACCTGTCCGGGAAGCCATACACCATCAACGATACCGCGGTGCGCTATAGCCTGACCACCAACGTCTCCCTGGACTCGTTCAACGTGCTGATCCAGACGCAGAGCGCCGCCACCTCCCAGAAGGATCTCGAAGCGGTGCTGAATACCGCCGCCAACAAAAAAGATTCCACCTGGACCGGCTCACGGCCATTCGAGCATCAGACCGTCGATAAGCATCCCGGGGACGGCAAGCTGCAGGTCGATCATGGCGAGACGATTATCCTTTCCTACCACAATCCGTATATCCGGGAAGACAGCGCCAGCGCGCGCGTGCGCGTGAAGTACGGGCCCGATTTCGACAAGGCCGCCTACCGGGATCTGAACGGCGACGGGCGCATCGAAACGGTGACCATCCGCTTCCTGGACGCCCTGCCTGTCCTGCCCGCCAAACTGGGATTCAAGATCGTGGATGCGACCGGGGCAAGCGCCGAACGCACGGCCACAGGCGGGGAAATCAAGTTCGCCCCTGCCGCGGGCGGAGGCGACGATCATAACTCCCTCATCGTTACCCTCTCGAACCCGTTCCCCTTCGGGATGACCTCGGTGGCCAACGCCGATTCCTCCGGGCATACCTACCGCCAAGCGGACATTCCCATGGTCGACGCGACGTTCAGGGTGGACGATTCGGTGCCGCCGGTGATCGTATCCGCCGAGGTGACAACGGACAAAGCCACCAACCAGCCGAAGGTGGTTGTGACCTATTCGGAGCCGATCAATCTGGCTGAACCTTCCATTGAGCCGTTGGTCTTCAAACGGGACACTTTGGAATTCACCGGCAAGGATCTGCCCATCGCGAAAATGGAGAAGACCGATGCCCGCCATTGGACCTTCTGGATCCAATCCGGCACGGATTACAAACCCGTGGGCGGCGATTCGGTGGCGATCAACAACAACGGGGAGACCCGGGATGCGAACGGCATCGCGCCCAAGCGCAAACTGTTCGAACCCTTGTTCGGACCGGCTCCAGGCCAGAAAATCTCGGACTTCTACGTAACCTTCGCCAATGGTTCCCGGGGCAGTGGGGCCGCGGGTTCGGCCACCGTCAATAACGATGCCGTGTTCATCCCCGTCGACTCCAAAGGATATCCGGTTCCCGGCGATGCCAGCGCCGGAAAATGCCCGAGTTGCGCGGCCCAGGACAACGGCAACTTCGCGGGTTCGGTGATCCACATCCTCACCAAGCAGCCGGTGCATTACGACTTCACCATCTTCTCCAACCTGGGCCAGGTGGTGGTCCATGGCTCGGGAGACATCGGGGATGCGGACTTAAGCTTGCTCGATAAGATCGAAAGCGACTCGCATGATCCCAGCCAGACGCAATACGTGCAGCGCATCGTCTGGACCGGCCGCACCGACAATGGGGTAATGGCGGGCACCGGGGCCTACGTGCTCAAGGCCGTCTTCCATTATGAACGCAACCTCAAGACCGGAGCGCATGCTTCGGCGGAAACCAAGATCACCCGATTCGGTTTCATGCGCGCCTGCTGCCAGGCGTACAACGACAAGTGGTATTACTGA
- the glgX gene encoding glycogen debranching protein GlgX, with protein sequence MTSKKAYRVRPKGRDGEYATVEAFERKGRAHRKVLRFRQPQERTVPSTARALREGYPTRLGATLHEDGINFAVHAPQAREVFLVLFDSVESEAQEVIRLPGRTRFIHHGFVEGLKEGQLYAFRARGEWNPARGLRYNENKLLIDPYARAFAGRFRFDGNLLLPYDPLSPDKDFSLDERDSAAAVPKCIAYARAFEWEGDRPPRIPMGELIIYETHLKGFTANPNSGVKAPGTYLGFIEKIPWLASLGINAVELLPIHAKFPAENEGRDGRGNYWGYNTYGFFAPEPGYGSRKEAGCEVEEFKTLVKALHQAGIEVILDVVYNHTAEGNELGPLIGFKGLDNGGYYSLSGTGPEPRRYYMNHSGCGNTVDFGNPVVVRLALDSLRYWVEEFHVDGFRFDLATVCGRGFWNGFDSRGPFFQALAQDPVLNQAKVIAEPWDCGTFEQGNFPVGWSEWNAKFRDCARKFVKGDAGQLNELGWRLTGSADLFADDGRSSDASINFVTCHDGYTLNDLVSYNEKHNDANGEENRDGYNDNLSWNCGAEGESEDQAVQGLRRRQARNFFCMLLFSQGVPMIGHGDEMLRTQGGNNNAYCQDNPLAWMDWSLADRNAAMVEFVKRAIALRKRIPLLNGRRFFLGKGGPGGIPDITWYGQDGKDLQWNDTECRRLAYRLDGSEWTWEADETQETPPGAPDAPPEGRAGMAQGSVNGHHQGPGRARRYYFIFNMDPEEGDFVLPLVPEGRAWRRVADTSLPDGEDFLARGREARLENPGAYRVPGRATVILMD encoded by the coding sequence ATGACCTCCAAGAAAGCTTACCGCGTGCGGCCCAAAGGCCGTGACGGGGAGTATGCCACCGTTGAAGCCTTCGAGCGCAAGGGTAGGGCCCATCGTAAAGTCTTACGCTTCCGCCAGCCCCAGGAACGGACCGTCCCCAGTACGGCCCGCGCCTTGCGGGAGGGCTACCCCACGCGGCTCGGGGCCACCCTCCATGAGGATGGGATCAATTTCGCCGTCCATGCCCCCCAGGCCCGCGAGGTTTTCTTGGTGCTTTTCGATTCGGTCGAATCGGAGGCGCAGGAGGTTATCCGCTTGCCGGGCCGGACCCGGTTCATCCATCATGGCTTCGTGGAGGGCTTGAAAGAAGGCCAGCTCTACGCCTTCCGGGCCCGCGGGGAATGGAATCCCGCCCGGGGCTTGCGTTACAACGAGAACAAGCTGCTTATCGATCCGTATGCCCGCGCCTTCGCGGGCAGGTTCCGCTTCGACGGCAATCTGCTGCTCCCTTACGATCCGCTATCGCCCGATAAGGATTTTTCCCTGGACGAGCGGGACAGCGCCGCGGCCGTCCCCAAGTGCATCGCTTACGCCCGGGCCTTCGAATGGGAAGGGGACCGGCCGCCGCGCATCCCCATGGGCGAGCTGATCATTTACGAGACCCATCTGAAAGGGTTCACCGCCAATCCCAATAGCGGCGTCAAGGCTCCCGGAACCTATCTGGGGTTCATCGAAAAGATCCCCTGGCTGGCTTCGCTCGGGATCAACGCGGTGGAACTGCTCCCGATCCATGCCAAGTTCCCGGCGGAAAACGAAGGGCGGGACGGCCGCGGCAATTATTGGGGATACAACACTTACGGCTTCTTCGCGCCGGAGCCCGGTTACGGCAGCCGCAAGGAGGCGGGATGCGAGGTGGAGGAATTCAAGACCCTGGTCAAGGCCCTGCACCAGGCGGGCATCGAGGTGATCCTCGACGTGGTCTACAACCATACGGCGGAGGGCAACGAACTGGGCCCCTTGATCGGTTTCAAGGGCCTGGACAACGGGGGTTATTACTCCCTCTCCGGAACGGGGCCGGAACCGCGGCGCTATTACATGAACCATAGCGGTTGCGGCAACACGGTCGATTTCGGGAACCCGGTGGTGGTGCGCCTGGCGCTCGATAGCCTGCGCTATTGGGTGGAGGAATTCCATGTGGACGGATTCCGCTTCGATCTCGCCACCGTGTGCGGGCGCGGCTTCTGGAACGGTTTCGATTCGCGCGGCCCCTTCTTCCAGGCCCTGGCCCAGGACCCGGTCCTCAACCAGGCCAAGGTCATCGCCGAACCCTGGGATTGCGGGACTTTCGAGCAAGGCAACTTCCCGGTGGGCTGGTCGGAATGGAACGCGAAGTTCAGGGACTGCGCCCGCAAGTTCGTCAAAGGCGACGCGGGCCAGCTCAATGAATTGGGTTGGCGCCTCACGGGCTCGGCCGATCTCTTCGCCGACGACGGGCGTAGCAGCGACGCCAGCATCAATTTCGTCACCTGCCACGATGGCTATACCCTGAACGATCTGGTGAGCTACAACGAAAAGCACAATGATGCCAACGGGGAGGAAAACCGCGACGGGTATAACGACAACCTGTCCTGGAATTGCGGGGCCGAAGGGGAGAGCGAGGACCAAGCCGTGCAAGGCTTGCGCCGCCGCCAGGCCCGGAACTTCTTCTGCATGCTCCTCTTCTCGCAAGGCGTTCCCATGATCGGTCACGGTGACGAAATGCTGCGCACGCAAGGGGGCAATAACAACGCCTATTGCCAGGATAATCCCCTGGCCTGGATGGATTGGAGCCTCGCCGATCGCAACGCGGCCATGGTCGAGTTCGTGAAACGCGCCATCGCCCTGCGTAAGCGCATTCCCCTGCTCAACGGCCGCCGCTTCTTCCTCGGCAAGGGCGGACCGGGGGGCATTCCCGACATTACCTGGTATGGGCAGGACGGGAAGGATCTGCAATGGAACGATACCGAATGCCGGCGGCTCGCCTACCGTCTCGACGGATCGGAATGGACCTGGGAGGCGGACGAGACGCAGGAGACCCCTCCTGGCGCTCCCGACGCTCCGCCCGAGGGCCGCGCAGGGATGGCGCAGGGAAGCGTCAATGGCCATCATCAGGGGCCGGGGCGGGCCCGTAGGTACTACTTCATCTTCAATATGGATCCCGAGGAAGGCGATTTCGTCCTGCCCCTCGTTCCCGAGGGCCGCGCCTGGCGTCGGGTGGCCGATACGAGCTTGCCCGACGGCGAGGATTTCCTGGCGCGCGGGCGGGAAGCCCGCTTGGAGAATCCCGGCGCCTACCGGGTCCCGGGCCGCGCTACGGTGATCCTCATGGATTGA
- a CDS encoding Dam family site-specific DNA-(adenine-N6)-methyltransferase, which produces MPDIPENKPTRSGRAARQARPFLKWAGGKGQLLKALSAFFPKALSDGSVTDYYEPFLGGGAMFFHMMQAYPMRRAFLMDANEEIVLLYKVVQNDVEPLLSCLGQMEREYRKLSPLKRQDRYLKVRAALNRARPDMNYKKYAKEPWVERAAQLLFLNKTCYNGLFRVNRSGGFNTPFGRYANPTIADGDNLRAASALLAKAQIRLGDFGELGALDARPRGLLKPGSFIYYDPPYRPLSRTSNFTAYSRFAFGDAEQERLAGLFRALDRKGIYQMLSNSDPRNADPADDFFERTYSDYGKTFWRVPATRAINSVAKGRGRINEIVITNYSP; this is translated from the coding sequence ATGCCGGATATCCCCGAAAACAAGCCGACCCGAAGTGGCCGCGCCGCGCGGCAAGCCAGGCCTTTCCTGAAATGGGCCGGCGGCAAAGGGCAACTCCTCAAAGCGCTTTCGGCCTTTTTCCCCAAGGCCCTTTCCGACGGAAGCGTTACCGATTACTACGAACCTTTCCTGGGCGGCGGGGCCATGTTCTTCCACATGATGCAAGCCTATCCCATGCGCCGGGCCTTCCTGATGGACGCCAACGAGGAGATCGTGCTCCTCTATAAGGTGGTGCAGAACGACGTGGAGCCCTTGCTCTCATGCCTTGGGCAAATGGAACGCGAATACCGGAAACTTTCCCCGTTAAAGCGGCAGGATCGGTACTTGAAGGTCCGCGCCGCCCTCAACCGCGCCCGGCCTGACATGAACTACAAGAAATACGCGAAAGAACCCTGGGTCGAGCGGGCGGCCCAACTGCTCTTCCTCAACAAGACGTGCTATAACGGGCTGTTCCGGGTGAACCGGAGCGGCGGCTTCAATACCCCGTTCGGACGGTACGCCAATCCGACCATCGCCGATGGTGATAATCTGCGCGCGGCTTCGGCGTTGCTGGCCAAGGCGCAAATCCGCCTCGGCGACTTCGGCGAACTCGGCGCGCTGGACGCCCGCCCCCGCGGCCTCTTGAAGCCGGGCTCCTTCATTTATTACGATCCGCCCTATCGCCCCTTGTCGCGTACCTCCAACTTCACGGCCTACAGCCGCTTCGCCTTCGGCGATGCGGAGCAGGAAAGGCTGGCAGGCCTCTTCCGCGCCCTGGATCGCAAAGGCATCTACCAGATGCTCTCCAACTCCGATCCGCGCAATGCCGATCCCGCCGACGATTTCTTCGAACGGACCTACTCCGATTACGGGAAGACCTTCTGGAGGGTACCGGCCACGCGCGCGATCAACTCGGTCGCCAAGGGCCGCGGGCGCATCAACGAGATCGTGATCACGAACTACAGCCCATGA